The genomic DNA AGGGAGTAGATATAAATGTTATAGATGGATATGGTGTAACTCCACTGCATTATGCATGCCGAGATGGTAATCTAGAGGTAGTTAAGTATTTAGTAGAGAAAGGAGCTGATATACAGGCTAAGAATAAAGATGGTGAGACTCCGTTTCATTGGGCTCACGACAATGATCATCTAGAAGTAGTTAAATATTTATTAGAGAAAGGGGCAAATATACAGGCTAAGAGTAGAGAGAGTGAGAGTCTACTTTACTGGGCATGCCGAGAAGGTGATCTAGAAGTAATTAAGTATTTAGTAGAGAAAGGAGTTGATATACAGGCTACGAATGAAGATGGTGAGACTCTACTTCATTGTGCATACAGCAATAACCATTTAGAATTAGTTAAGTATTTAGTAGAAAAAGGAGCAGATATAAATATTACAGATGGAGATGGTGCAACTCTACTTCATTGTATATGCAAAAATGATAATATAGAATTAGTTAAGTATTTAGTAGAGAAAGGGGCAGATATAAATATTACAGATGGAGATGGTTGGACTCCACTTCATTATGCTTGCGAGAATGGTGAGCTAGAAATAGTTAAGTATTTAGTAGAAAAAGGAGCAGATATAAATGTTATAGATGGATATGGTGTAACTTCACTGCATTATGCATGCCGAGAAGGTAATCTAGAGGTAGTTAAGTATTTAGTAGAAAAAGGAGCAGATATAAATGCTACAGATGAAGATGGTGAGACTCTACTTCATTATGCTTGTAACAAAGGTAATTTAGAAGTAGTTAAATTATTAGTAGATAAAGGGGCGGATATAAATATAAAAAGTAACGATCAATGTACTGCTTTACATTTTGCTACTAGATATGATCACTTAGAAATAGTAAAGTACTTACTAGATAAAGGGGCAGATATACAGGCTAAGAATAAAGAGGTTGAGACTCTACTTATTTATGCATGTAAAAAAGGTGATCTAGAAGTAGTTAAGAACTTAGTAGATAAAGGGTCAGATATAAATGTAAAAAATAAAAATCAATGGACTGCTTTACATTTTGCTACTAGATATGGTCACTTAGAAATAGTAAAGTACTTACTAGATAAAGGGGCAGATATAAATGTAAAAAATAACGATCAATGGACTGCTTTACATTTTGCTACTAGATATAATCACTTAGAAATAGTAAAGTACTTACTAGATAAAGGGGCAGATATAAATGTAAAAAATAACGATCAATGGACTGCTTTACATTTTGCTACTAGATATAATCACTTAGAAATAGTAAAGTTATTACTAGAGAAAGGGGCAGATATAAATGCTAAGAATAAATATGGTAATACTACGCTTCATAAGGCATGCGAGAATGGTCATCTAGAAGTAGTTAAGTACTTACTAGATAAAGGGGCAGATATAAATGTAAAAAATAACGATCAATGGACTGCTTTACATTTTGCTACCAGATATAATCACTTAAAAATAGTAAAGTTATTACTAGATAAAGGGGCAGATATAAATGCTAAGAATAAAGAGGGTAATACTACGCTTCATAAGGCATGCGAAAATGATCACTTAGAAATAGTAAAGTTATTACTAGATAAAGGGGCAGATATAAATGTAAAAAATAACGATCAATGGACTGCTTTACATTTTGCTACTAGATATAATCACTTAGAAATAGTAAAGTACTTACTAGATAAAGGGGCAGATATAAATGTAAAAAATAATGATCAATGGACTGCTTTACATTTTGCTACTAGATATGATCACTTAAAAATAGTAAAGTACTTACTAGATAAAGGGGCAGATATAAATGTAAAAGATAATGATCAATGGACTGCTTTACATTTTGCTACCAGATATGATCACTTAAAAATAGTAAAGTTATTACTAGAGAAAGGGGCAGATATACATGCTAAGAATAAAGAGAGTGAGACTCTACTTATTTATGCATGTAAAAAAGGTGATCTAGAACTAGTAAAGTACTTACTAGATAAAGGGGCAGATATAAATGTAAAAAATAACGATCAATGGACTGCTTTACATTTTGTTACTAGATATAATCACTTAGAAATAGTAAAGTACTTACTAGATAAAGGGGCAGATATAAATGCTAAGAATAAATATGGTAATACTACGCTTCATAAGGCATGCGAAAATGATCACTTAGAAATAGTAAAGTTATTACTAGATAAAGGGGCAGATATAAATGTAAAAAATAACGATCAATGGACTGCTTTACATTTTGCTACTAGATATAATCACTTAGAAATAGTAAAGTACTTACTAGATAAAGGGGCAGATATAAATGTAAAAAATAACGATCAATGGATTGCTTTACATTTTGCTACTAGATATAATCACTTAGAAATAGTAAAGTACTTACTAGATAAAGGGGCAGATATAAATGTAAAAAATAACGATCAATGGATTGCTTTACATTTTGCTACCAGATATAATCACTTAAAAATAGTAAAGTTATTACTAGATAAAGGGGCAGATATAAATGTAAAAAATAACGATCAATGGACTGCTTTACATTTTGCTACCAGATATGATCACTTAGAAATAGTAAAGTACTTACTAGATAAAGGGGCAGATATAAATGTAAAAAATAAAAATCAATGGACTGCTTTACATTTTGCTACCAGATATAATCACTTAAAAATAGTAAAGTTATTACTAGATAAAGGGGCAGATATACATGCTAAGAATAAATATGGTAATACTCCACTTCATAAGGCATGCGAGAATGGTCATCTAGAAGTAATTAAGTATTTAGTAGAGAAAGGAGCTGATATAAATGCTAAGAATAAAAATGGTAACACTCCACTTCATAAGGCATGCGAGAATGGTCATCTAGAAGTAGTTAAGTACTTACTAGATAAAGGGGCAGATATACAGGCTAAGAATAAAAATGGTAATACTCCTATAGATATTGCTAAGCAGAAAAAATATGGAGCATTAGTTAATTTACTAACTGAAAAGTTAGATGCTTAAAAGTGAAAATCTATATTACTCTATATAAGAGTGAGGCGCTGGCTGATGTGCACCATCAATCGATGTGAACCATCAGCCAGCTAAAGACTAAGAAATATTTTTCAACTAGTCTTTCTTGCCCAGCTAGTTTAAAGCTAGCCTCTACTTAGAAGTATGGTACAAATTAGCTAAAGGCTCTTTCACGCTAAATTTACACTTCCTATAACCTATCACAGCCCTTTATTACCATTTGCAACAATTCATAGAGGTT from Candidatus Amoebophilus asiaticus 5a2 includes the following:
- a CDS encoding ankyrin repeat domain-containing protein, whose translation is MKRSFSLFQQYISYVLLISLFFQSCGGGFDNNPLISIKEEQIASIQTSTQQIIPPINIQPLFDQALIAQGGHSVTFHEEAGKLKADVVVNAPQGFSKSYVGLEVAVEQGAELSELPRLGQQAQKRRIHLQPAHAGKPAKVIVYKGSGLAGGMLEGDEQEDELDNESIPNECFCPITQEIMEDPVIAQDGHTYERIAIKRWLDMGKRTSPKTGARLLSTELTPNYTMRSLIQDIKAQVPVLARHKLDMHNIEAAIKLREEEIEETLAQKGYIVEKESQARLSLEAELEEKETELEEKIALLGVIEQRLKGLEEQANAFKLQEKLLNKKLMQKGQLIEKGSQEKLHLAAALEQKDKELAEQKALLDVMEQRVAGLEEQVHSFSERDNQMRAIMLQMQQCMGYPLGGQLVPSSSSSSSTLVLNGNQSLQENNGLVKPSLSVVKNAGNREVRVERNIKKDKGKEKLKDEDNQSDGIALLGQASAIVEDKYVQLQQAGVKLADRLVKERKYPLHKACRIGNLEAVKYLIEKGVDIHAKNKHGNTPLCYACDKGHLEVVKYLVEKGADINATDEDGETLLHCVCKNDNIELVKYLVEKGVDINVIDGYGVTPLHYACRDGNLEVVKYLVEKGADIQAKNKDGETPFHWAHDNDHLEVVKYLLEKGANIQAKSRESESLLYWACREGDLEVIKYLVEKGVDIQATNEDGETLLHCAYSNNHLELVKYLVEKGADINITDGDGATLLHCICKNDNIELVKYLVEKGADINITDGDGWTPLHYACENGELEIVKYLVEKGADINVIDGYGVTSLHYACREGNLEVVKYLVEKGADINATDEDGETLLHYACNKGNLEVVKLLVDKGADINIKSNDQCTALHFATRYDHLEIVKYLLDKGADIQAKNKEVETLLIYACKKGDLEVVKNLVDKGSDINVKNKNQWTALHFATRYGHLEIVKYLLDKGADINVKNNDQWTALHFATRYNHLEIVKYLLDKGADINVKNNDQWTALHFATRYNHLEIVKLLLEKGADINAKNKYGNTTLHKACENGHLEVVKYLLDKGADINVKNNDQWTALHFATRYNHLKIVKLLLDKGADINAKNKEGNTTLHKACENDHLEIVKLLLDKGADINVKNNDQWTALHFATRYNHLEIVKYLLDKGADINVKNNDQWTALHFATRYDHLKIVKYLLDKGADINVKDNDQWTALHFATRYDHLKIVKLLLEKGADIHAKNKESETLLIYACKKGDLELVKYLLDKGADINVKNNDQWTALHFVTRYNHLEIVKYLLDKGADINAKNKYGNTTLHKACENDHLEIVKLLLDKGADINVKNNDQWTALHFATRYNHLEIVKYLLDKGADINVKNNDQWIALHFATRYNHLEIVKYLLDKGADINVKNNDQWIALHFATRYNHLKIVKLLLDKGADINVKNNDQWTALHFATRYDHLEIVKYLLDKGADINVKNKNQWTALHFATRYNHLKIVKLLLDKGADIHAKNKYGNTPLHKACENGHLEVIKYLVEKGADINAKNKNGNTPLHKACENGHLEVVKYLLDKGADIQAKNKNGNTPIDIAKQKKYGALVNLLTEKLDA